Proteins co-encoded in one Alcanivorax sp. genomic window:
- the fabF gene encoding beta-ketoacyl-ACP synthase II, giving the protein MTLRRVVITGMGMLTPLGADVASTWEGIKAGKSGIRTIEHFDTEPFATRFAGLVPEFDISEYLSPKDARKMDIFIQYGLIAAIQAVRDSGLDMDKEDAERVGAAIGSGIGGLTNIEDNHIKMLNSSPRKLSPFFVPGTIINMIAGNLAIMYGMKGPNFATVTACTTGTHNIGFAAQQIQLGQADVMVAGGAEKGSTPLGLGGFSAARALSTRNDDPQGASRPWDKDRDGFVLADGAGAVVLEEYEHAKARGATIYAELAGYGMSDDAYHITAPAEGGDGAMRAMRNALQNAGVAPEKVDYINAHGTSTQMGDLAEVAAVKTLFGDHANSLCMSSTKSMIGHLLGAAGAVEAILSILAMRDSIAPPTINLHNPDEGCDLNLVANEAQQREIHYALSNSFGFGGTNGSLLFKKV; this is encoded by the coding sequence CGGCGAGTTGTTATCACAGGGATGGGTATGCTGACCCCGCTGGGTGCTGATGTGGCTTCCACTTGGGAAGGCATCAAGGCAGGCAAGAGTGGTATCCGTACCATCGAACATTTCGATACCGAACCTTTTGCCACCCGCTTTGCCGGCCTCGTGCCTGAATTCGATATCTCTGAGTATCTGTCGCCAAAAGATGCTCGAAAGATGGATATCTTTATCCAGTATGGCCTGATTGCTGCCATCCAGGCGGTGCGTGACAGTGGCCTGGATATGGACAAGGAAGATGCGGAACGGGTGGGCGCAGCCATTGGCTCCGGTATCGGTGGTTTGACCAACATCGAAGACAACCACATCAAGATGCTTAACAGCAGCCCGCGCAAGTTGAGTCCGTTCTTCGTGCCCGGGACCATCATCAACATGATTGCCGGTAATCTGGCCATCATGTACGGCATGAAGGGGCCGAACTTCGCCACGGTCACGGCTTGCACCACGGGCACTCACAATATCGGTTTTGCGGCTCAGCAGATCCAGCTGGGGCAGGCTGACGTGATGGTGGCCGGTGGTGCCGAGAAAGGCTCCACCCCGCTGGGTCTGGGCGGCTTCTCTGCTGCCCGCGCGCTGTCCACCCGAAACGATGATCCCCAGGGGGCCAGTCGCCCCTGGGACAAGGACCGGGACGGCTTTGTGCTGGCCGACGGTGCCGGTGCTGTGGTTCTGGAAGAATACGAGCACGCCAAGGCCCGTGGCGCGACCATCTATGCCGAGCTGGCGGGCTATGGCATGAGTGATGATGCCTATCACATCACCGCGCCAGCCGAGGGGGGCGACGGCGCCATGCGTGCCATGCGCAATGCCCTGCAGAACGCTGGCGTAGCACCGGAAAAGGTGGATTACATCAATGCCCACGGTACCTCCACCCAGATGGGCGATCTGGCCGAAGTGGCGGCGGTGAAAACCCTGTTTGGTGATCATGCCAACAGCCTGTGCATGAGCTCCACCAAATCCATGATCGGCCATCTACTGGGGGCTGCCGGTGCCGTTGAGGCAATCTTGTCCATCCTTGCCATGCGCGATTCCATTGCACCGCCGACCATCAATCTGCACAACCCGGATGAGGGCTGCGATCTGAACCTGGTGGCGAATGAGGCCCAGCAGCGCGAGATCCACTACGCGCTGTCCAACTCCTTCGGGTTTGGTGGCACCAACGGGTCCCTGCTGTTCAAGAAGGTCTGA
- the tmk gene encoding dTMP kinase — translation MSGYFITLEGGEGAGKSSNMAWLAERLRAAGKTVLMTREPGGTPLAESIREVLLAPGDEAMADNTELLLVFAARAQHLAEKIRPALARGEWVLCDRFVDATWAYQGAGRGLDRDAIAALETLVVAANQPDMTILFDVPVDEGMARAGKRAALDRIEQEDRVFFERIRQCYLERAGQQPERFRVLDAAQSLERVRDQLGPLVEEMLAWQ, via the coding sequence ATGAGCGGTTACTTCATTACCCTGGAAGGGGGAGAAGGGGCGGGCAAGAGCAGTAACATGGCCTGGCTTGCCGAGCGACTGCGAGCGGCGGGCAAGACCGTACTGATGACCCGGGAGCCCGGCGGTACGCCGTTGGCAGAATCCATCCGTGAGGTGCTGCTGGCACCCGGTGATGAAGCCATGGCGGACAATACCGAGTTGTTGCTGGTGTTTGCGGCCCGGGCTCAGCATCTGGCTGAAAAGATCCGCCCGGCTCTGGCGCGGGGTGAGTGGGTGCTGTGTGACCGGTTCGTGGATGCTACCTGGGCTTATCAAGGCGCAGGTCGCGGCCTGGATCGTGATGCTATCGCGGCACTGGAAACCCTGGTGGTGGCCGCTAATCAGCCGGACATGACTATCCTCTTTGATGTGCCTGTGGACGAGGGCATGGCCCGGGCAGGCAAGCGCGCAGCGCTGGACCGTATCGAGCAGGAGGACAGGGTGTTCTTCGAGCGCATACGGCAGTGCTATCTTGAGCGGGCTGGCCAGCAGCCAGAGCGTTTTCGGGTGCTGGATGCCGCACAGTCTCTGGAGCGTGTGCGCGACCAGCTGGGTCCGTTGGTAGAGGAGATGCTGGCATGGCAGTAA
- the mltG gene encoding endolytic transglycosylase MltG, with the protein MRKKIRVFGLLVLLLVAAIPLAGAWVTSYLHRPLGVSEPQVVVVEKGAGLSRVLYNLQRDGLLGNDHNATLRRLGARLYSSFTGMDGRLHVGEYQLEEGDSLLALLEKMDRGEVLQRSVTLVEGWNFRELRARLAALETVTHTLEGFSDQEIMEKLGHPDRHPEGWFAPETYFYTRGTSDLTLLQRAMARQQEVLDNAWAQRADDLPYDDPYDALIMASIVEKETGVPEERGEIAGVFVNRLRKGMRLQTDPTVIYGMGEKYDGNIRRSDLRRHTPYNTYTIFGMPPTPIAMPGREAILAAVNPQSTEALYFVARGDGSHYFSRTLAEHQKAVRDYQLRRRDGYRSSPGAAQ; encoded by the coding sequence ATGCGAAAAAAAATACGAGTCTTTGGTCTGCTGGTACTCCTGCTGGTAGCCGCTATTCCCCTGGCTGGTGCCTGGGTGACCAGTTACCTCCATCGCCCCCTGGGCGTGAGCGAACCCCAGGTAGTGGTGGTCGAGAAGGGAGCCGGTCTGAGCCGGGTGCTCTACAACCTGCAGCGAGACGGTTTGCTGGGCAATGACCACAATGCCACCTTGCGCCGTCTGGGTGCGCGCCTGTACAGCAGCTTCACAGGCATGGATGGCCGCCTGCATGTGGGCGAGTATCAGCTGGAGGAGGGCGACTCCCTGCTTGCCCTTCTGGAGAAGATGGACCGTGGTGAGGTATTGCAGCGCAGTGTGACGTTGGTGGAAGGCTGGAACTTCCGCGAATTGCGCGCCCGTCTGGCCGCCCTGGAAACGGTGACCCATACCCTTGAGGGCTTTTCTGACCAGGAAATCATGGAAAAGCTGGGACATCCGGATCGGCATCCGGAAGGCTGGTTTGCCCCGGAAACCTATTTCTATACCCGGGGTACCAGTGATCTCACCCTGCTTCAGCGCGCCATGGCCAGACAGCAGGAAGTGCTGGATAACGCCTGGGCCCAGCGCGCAGATGATCTGCCCTACGATGATCCCTACGACGCCTTGATCATGGCTTCCATTGTGGAAAAGGAAACCGGGGTACCGGAAGAGCGTGGCGAGATCGCCGGCGTGTTTGTTAACCGGTTACGCAAGGGCATGCGCCTGCAGACCGATCCCACGGTGATTTATGGCATGGGCGAAAAGTACGATGGCAACATTCGTCGTTCGGACCTGCGTCGCCACACGCCCTACAACACTTACACGATTTTCGGCATGCCACCCACCCCCATCGCCATGCCGGGCAGGGAAGCGATACTTGCCGCGGTGAATCCGCAAAGCACCGAGGCCTTGTACTTCGTGGCCAGAGGCGACGGCAGCCATTATTTTTCCCGCACCCTGGCCGAACACCAGAAAGCGGTAAGGGACTACCAGTTGAGGCGTCGTGACGGCTACCGCTCTTCGCCGGGAGCGGCCCAATGA
- the pabC gene encoding aminodeoxychorismate lyase has protein sequence MNRCHPAMIDSRDRGLAYGDGLFETLRVAADGRIPLWTWHQQRLVAGARTLGIPAPDAAQLEQALAQARVQLQGPGLIKLMLTRGVGGRGYLPPADAQPALLWQTGQLPVWSEQDRRDGIVMGLCSQPLQRDPFAGLKHLNRLAQVQARTEVARQGWQEGLLLSSRREPLEATAMNLFARFDSGWWTPDLSAANAGVAGVMRQWLIEDLVLRGESVQSDLLPLSQLRHARGLFLVNSVVGLLPVRKLAQWQWPVPDAVLALQARVDSLFEA, from the coding sequence ATGAACCGCTGTCATCCTGCCATGATCGACAGCCGTGACCGGGGCCTGGCCTACGGTGACGGCTTGTTCGAAACACTGCGTGTGGCCGCTGATGGCCGCATTCCGCTGTGGACCTGGCATCAGCAGCGCCTTGTCGCCGGGGCCCGGACGCTGGGAATCCCGGCGCCGGATGCAGCGCAGCTGGAGCAGGCACTGGCGCAGGCCCGGGTGCAGCTTCAGGGGCCCGGGCTGATCAAGCTGATGCTCACTCGGGGCGTGGGCGGCAGGGGCTATCTGCCGCCTGCGGATGCGCAACCGGCGCTGTTGTGGCAGACCGGCCAATTACCCGTCTGGTCAGAACAGGACCGTCGCGACGGGATTGTCATGGGGCTGTGTTCCCAACCGCTGCAGCGGGATCCTTTTGCTGGCCTCAAACACCTCAATCGCCTTGCACAGGTTCAGGCCCGGACCGAAGTAGCCCGCCAGGGCTGGCAGGAAGGTTTGTTGCTGTCATCCCGCCGTGAGCCACTGGAGGCCACCGCCATGAATCTGTTTGCCAGGTTTGACAGCGGTTGGTGGACCCCGGATCTGTCTGCCGCCAACGCGGGCGTGGCGGGCGTTATGCGGCAGTGGTTGATAGAGGATCTGGTCCTGCGCGGAGAGAGTGTACAGAGCGATCTGTTACCACTGTCACAGCTTCGCCATGCCCGTGGACTGTTTCTGGTCAACAGTGTTGTCGGTTTGCTCCCGGTGCGTAAACTGGCGCAATGGCAGTGGCCGGTGCCGGATGCGGTGCTGGCCCTGCAGGCCAGAGTGGATTCACTGTTTGAAGCCTGA